The Ptiloglossa arizonensis isolate GNS036 chromosome 4, iyPtiAriz1_principal, whole genome shotgun sequence genome contains the following window.
AGATTCAAGTTTTATATAATGATATAGCTCTAACTAGTCAACAATCATCATAAACATTTAACTTCAAAATGATTTATATTCTGATATTTGGAAGACACAAAGTGCGTGTTTCAGTTAAACATTGAAACGTATTCTCCTCtatgcgtatatatatatatatatatatatatatacacacacatatatatacttCCTTTATAAGTATTACATTTTTTCCTAATTTCAATAAGGCCATTTGTGCAACTTGTGCAATTAAGACATGATAAAATTGCCAATTCAACTGGCAATCATCGCCCTTTAGTACTAAGTATTAATTCGAATTAATATGTTATTTCATAAAAACTTATTTTGCAAAAAATAAGTTTTCCGCTAACAATTGATATTGCTCGTATTAATAGAAAAATAGATTAAAAATTAGTGaaaatactgaaataaatcagtTTAAACAAAGCGATAGCATTCTGCAATGTGATTAAGCATGTACTGAAATGCCATGGAAGGAGACGTACCAAATCTCTGCCTCCACAAATGTTTcgatattatacgttgtccTAAACTGTGAGTAGTTTCTTGAATATCTTCACAAATTTCAACACTGGTTTGCCAAATTGTTTCTTAAAATAtagataattttataaatagtaCTCTATcggacaaaattatttaaaaaagaaatgtacagcATACATACCTAAATTGTTAAGAAGTTTGTTTTTACCTGGTGGATCATACTTCTGCAATTGTTCAACACTAATCACCTTATATTGCTTTAATTCTTGAAGGGATTCATAACTACAACAACGAGCTCGACTATTTGCCACAATATAACTGCCAGGAGCACTGTGTTTTGTGATTTCTTTCAGAGCTTCTTTAACCATATTGCATTTATCTACATCTCCGTGAGATTTATCTACTTTGATTGGCTAAAATGAGTACAGCATACGTTGAAAAtgtaagaaacaaaattttaatatatatgtacgtaggAACATGTGATACCTCTGGAATTGCTTCAATCATGTGTAACCACATTCGAGTTGGTATAGTATTTGCTTCTGCTATACATACTATAGTATGAGAATTATTATTGCGCTTCTTGGCAGTAGTTACATCTGAAGGGTTCTCGGTCATGTAGCCATTAGGAAATTCATCCACAATTAATATTGCACTTTGACCTCCCAAAACCCAGTCTTCTGGATGAGTCACTACATAATTTTCAGAAACTTCATCACACCTCTCATATACTTTCTTAACTAcatgtttttttatttctgaaAAGGAATCAGAATATTTACTAATGTTTTtcagaatattatgtaataatttGATACAATTTTCCCGATTGGTACCTAAATAATTGGCAGTGAGTTCACTAGGTATCATTTGACACCATCCTAATATCAATTGAAGGCACATTTTCAGGTCGCATTTGattccaaaaaaaaaggaattttctCTTATAGACTGTTTTCTCGTACAATTTGGGCAAGACCAACTGTATTTATCTACAATTCTTGCTTGATTCCAAGCCAAACTTCTCCCCTTGCATTCAGGATGGGGACAATTGGAAACAGTCCTGATTAAACTCATTTCTTTTAACCAACCACATAGTTCTCCTTCGTGTCCTTGTTGCAACATTGGACGTACCACAACGTCAAAGTATCCTCCTTGGTCTCCAAAACGCTCCATGCATTGTCTAAAAGTAAATATGACAGCAATGATAAGAAATAAACAGATTTTTCAAACtgtgttttatttattaaatacatatcgACAATTACGAATTACATAATGCAAAACAAAATAGAAAAGAACACGTTTGATTGCACGTGAATGAAAAAACTTGCAGCACCCATTGGGCGTGAAAAGTGGGGGAGAAAAATCAATACTCTCCTGAGTTAAATATAACTTTCTTATTCTTAATataacgagagaaaaattcatGAAATATTAATTGTCCAAAGAACAAAAATCAGTTATTGCACGAGTAGAAAAAcatatacaatattataaagAGAAAAAGATACTAAAATAAACACCGAAATTATGTCGGAGTAGCAGAAGCAACAAGTATAATCAAATCGAAACTACTCTTGGGTAAAACACTCGTTACCTTGTTTTGACTTTCGCGTTTTTCATCTTCGATGCACAAGTCACGCTCGACTGACACTAGATAACTTCAAAGGAACAAACGAAAGCCtataacatttttaaatgaactaaaatgtaaacaaaaacGAGGAAACCAACAAGGAGCCACAAAAGACCACGGATCAACGTCGACCTCACGCATCCATCGTGTAGCGACTTATACTGTCGTCGAGGTATGCGCTAACCATATTACGGTGCATGTTACACTCTGTCGATAATATAGGAAATAAATCAGCAGATTTATAAATGTTTTCATTCATAAAATTAATCCATTGACGTACCTGCCGTTTTGCAATCGGTAATTGTTACATTTGTTAATGTGCTTTGTTATTTGTTATTTCgattgaaagaatatttttggcATTCAATTTTAATGTTTGAAATAAAAGAAGTCTTTTTCGATTAAATAccttttgtatttctttttgtttttttttattatgaaCATGTTTTACAAAGCAAAATTGTGTAATGGTGGAAATGGTGGATATCGGTGGAGGCTGGAAACTACAGAATCAGTGTTGGTGGGCCACAATTCAACAAGATTTCCAGAAAAGTGAGTGCGGGTAAAGGGGCATCGGCACAGTAATATAAAAAGTACTCTTCAAGAGACAGCATGAAGGATTAGGCCGGCACATTCATTCATCACTTTTTCTAAATACACGCAAGTACACTGCACTTTCATATGTATGCCTTTAAAACAATGAACATACGATTCGTATTttccttttaaatattttttactccaCCTGAATTTTATGCGTCCATTACTCAATCTATGCTTTCTGAGAAATCTAACGCGATAAGAACCGATTAATTTTGTACACTTGTTTCGTAATTATATTTTTGCTCAGTTAATCCCTtcgttattgaaataaaaacaaactTTTTTATTCACGCCTGCGTTTTATTGCCACCTTCGTCTAAATGTGATACGAAAAACGTTGAATACTTTAGTCGCCtaaattaaaatacatatttaaaaaggGGTGAATGAAAGCTTCCAATTTTGATTGCTAGACATTACGAATGTGGAGTGAATTTTGTACATAGGAGGATAACGAAGGTAGCATTTGAAGCCACCTAAAAGTCGATTAAAATGTTCAATTCACGCAAGCAATCTCCGAGACACGATAcccgatgaaaaattaattatattagaatGCCGCTGTGTCGTACACACTGATCTAACGCGAAAATGATGGATCAATATCAATGATGAATTGTTTTTCGTTTAATGATCGATGAAAAATCAATCGTACATTCGAGCTTTGAGAAAGCGAATCACCGTGCAGATTCGCTTCTGTAGTAGTGATCCGCAATGTCACACTGAACtctatttaatatttacaaatgagATCGATTATTAAAAAGTAATGAGCAATTACCttgttccgttttttttttaacctctttttcgtttacttttaaTATATCATAGAGCGTGCATAAGAAGGCGCAGTCCAAATGATTTTTCAcaacaaaaaaattattattcagtCATACCACACCCTGCGAGAGCCGACGAAAACGTGAACATGTTAGAatacggtacgttttttttttctttttcttttactaaCAGTAATGGCGACTGGCAGACAAACAGACAGTTTGGCAGGCATGGTGAACATAAAATCAAACATGTACACGCGACACGAGTAACCAGACCTTTCCTTTCTATCCTCTCTCACTCTCATTCTCTGCTTCTCTCATCATTACTCTTACGTATCCTTATTTTCTATGTCCATGAGGTCCTATAATATTGTAACATAGGCTTTAGTACGCTATATCGTAAGCTATACTAAAAACTACCACCGCTGCGTCGCCAACTACACGCGGCGCAGCAATCTTAATTAACATTAGGAATATCGGCAGTGAAATTCCAATGATAGACGCGGCAGGCAGGCAGTCAGTCCAACAAAGTCTGTGGCACTTGCGCTGCTCCGGTGCATAACGGATTAAAACTGATCGATCGGGGTGCCCCGCGCGATAATTTTTACCATTTATCGTCGACATTCGCGCGAAAACGTCTTGCGAGGATGAATGAATTGAAAAATTAGGTGGGGCACCCCACTGTTCGAACAGAGCGATCTCGGATCCTTATCTTCTCCACCATGGCACCTTCATCGTCATCATATTCACCATCGCTTCTTAACGTCATCTCGGTCTTATACtctatcgtttctttgtttttgtttccttttttctttttttgttttttgaaaaataatttctttacaatACTTCTTCGTGTGTCCGATCCGCGACGCAGCGGATCGCCAGTGTCATCGCTTGTTGCTCGATGAATCGATCAGAAAGAACGAAAAACAGCGTCGAATTGTCCGAAACATAAAAAGTTACTAAGATTACAAATCACAAATGAAATCACAGACTTTCGTTGGTGGTTTGACAGAGGGGAGGGGGCCGCACATTGCAATTAGAACAACATTGTAGGCgtatcgtcgtcatcgtcgtcgtcgtcattatcatcatcatcatcatcatcatcatcatcattgttATCATCAGGGAAAGTTTGATGGGTATTCTTGCTTCGGGGTAAACTTCCGTTGTGATCCCCTTGGACGATTTATTCCCATCCATTCTCCTTGATCATGTGAGCAAGCTCTATTATAAACTTGCCCTCTTTATATTTTTGACTTGACTCGAACGCGTGCTCCTGAAAATTCCACGGGCAACCATTAAAacacacgtacacatacagctggCCTTTCTGGTATTTCTGCGCAAGATAACGCTCACTTAGAACAGCAAAAACTCACGTATTTCCACCCAAGGGTGGTCTTGCAACATTCGCAGTAAATATCAGCGACGGCATGAAGGCCGGTCAACAGAACTCGCTCCTCGGCAGGACCACAGCCCACGTTCACTCTAAAATAACAAAGAGTAACGATATCTTTATTGTGTCAATTTGCGTGGACGCTTTGTTGCACAGAGCGCGGAGAAACATTTGTCACGGTGGTATTCCcgtatgaaatttttaataaaacctaCAGCAAATTTTACCTCGACCGAGCAGAATGTATTGAATTCCAGATGCTTCCCCCACTTGGTCTCCGTTCCAGACCATATGACGGGGTTAATcgttcggtgaccttgaacggccagtcGATTTTCAGGCAACTTGTATACAACCAACGCCGTCTAGGAGACAAAGTGGGGGAAGCGCTTTGCTCCCGGGAGcaaccccccccccctccgtgCGATCTAATTGGTCGAAACTTTGAGAAACTTTTGCGCGAAAACGATTGGTTCGCGGGATAACGGCCCCTTTTTCGTTATTTTATCCTCTCGCCAAGGAGAACGCGTAAAAATGATATACGAACCACGAGTGTCGAAATCCGGATCAATTTTTGCGGTAGTATTAAACGAATTGCCTATGTTCGCAAAATCCATGGCGGCCCGGTATTATTTGCACCCTGTAGAGCGCGTTAAGAACGGGTACGAGTTCCCCGGGTAAAATAACGCGCCCTACTTTCCACGACGATTCGATCTCGGGCTGCGAGGGCAGGCATTAGCATACTTACACGGAATTAAAGAGATAGGCACGACCTTGACTGCCCTGGAAGGACTGCAATCGAAAAGGAAAAACCGTGTTAGTATTGGGTTACGAGTGAACACACGGTGAACGCTGTTATAGCTCAGAGCGGAAGAGTGAATGCGAGAAGTCAGTCCGTTACCTGATCTATCACGGCTCACCTTAGAGATGAGTTCGTCGTGGTTGGCGAGGTGAGCACGGCAGTGAATGCACGAGTAAGTGCGGTGACACGAGGGCAGGTATGCTTGGAAAGTTTTGACCATGATGGCGTGTCCAAGCAAGCAAAGAGACCTCTCCTCTCGCCCTTGTCgtcgtcttctttttctttgcgtcgtcgtcgtcgtcgtcttcgtcttcgtcgtcgtcgtcgtcgtcgtcgtcttcgtcgtcgtcgtcgtcgtcgtcgtcgtcgtcgtcgtcgtcgtcgtcgtcgtcgtcgtcgtcttcgtcgtcgtcgtcgtcgtcgtcgtcgtcgtcgtcgtcgtcgtcgtcgtcgtcgttctcctcTCTCGCTTATCAAGTGTCGTCGAGACGCTTTTCTCCCGTGTGTGGCGAACGTCTGGCCGTTAACCAGCGACGATTATTGAATTGAATTTCTTCCAATCGCGGGGTGGTGGTGCAATAGTGGCCCCGTTCACCGCCGCTTCGTACTCCGATCAGCTGTTGAGCTGGTTCAGACAGCGCCGGTTCGGGGACACCTGTGAAAacgatttcaatttctttcatttccaTTCTTTCGCTCGCTCATACGCGCCGGCGGGCCTCGCTCTCGCGCGCGCACTCGATCGTGCGCGGGCGCCCGCACAACTTAACGTTACCTACTTGCACGCCCACGATTACGACCACTTCGGCTCGGATCGTCGTCGTGTGATCTAACGCTCCGACCGCTCAATCTGATCGTGAATCTCCTGAAGGAGATGACGTCAAGAGGAATTTGTTGGAGCGAACCAAGATCTGCGAagcatcgtcgaacgaacgcgaaccAGACAGATAAATAACAGTCGCGCAATAAAAGAGAGCCGAGCATCGCTGgagatttcaaaatattttcagcTCCCCTCCGATCTTCCTCGACGATTACACGCGCGTACAGTGGCACGTCCCGAGATTACGATATCGACGAtaatacccccccccccccattctGTGAGATCTCATTCTCGAGaaagtatattttaattaaccTCTTCGGAAGAACGCTCTTCGAAAAcaggtttctttatttttaaggtACGACACTTCGTggagaatattttattctaca
Protein-coding sequences here:
- the LOC143145124 gene encoding uncharacterized protein LOC143145124, which encodes MKNAKVKTRQCMERFGDQGGYFDVVVRPMLQQGHEGELCGWLKEMSLIRTVSNCPHPECKGRSLAWNQARIVDKYSWSCPNCTRKQSIRENSFFFGIKCDLKMCLQLILGWCQMIPSELTANYLEIKKHVVKKVYERCDEVSENYVVTHPEDWVLGGQSAILIVDEFPNGYMTENPSDVTTAKKRNNNSHTIVCIAEANTIPTRMWLHMIEAIPEPIKVDKSHGDVDKCNMVKEALKEITKHSAPGSYIVANSRARCCSYESLQELKQYKVISVEQLQKYDPPGKNKLLNNLETIWQTSVEICEDIQETTHSLGQRIISKHLWRQRFGTSPSMAFQYMLNHIAECYRFV
- the Ypel gene encoding yippee-like produces the protein MVKTFQAYLPSCHRTYSCIHCRAHLANHDELISKSFQGSQGRAYLFNSVVNVGCGPAEERVLLTGLHAVADIYCECCKTTLGWKYEHAFESSQKYKEGKFIIELAHMIKENGWE